One genomic region from uncultured Cohaesibacter sp. encodes:
- a CDS encoding FCD domain-containing protein: MITDTGKRRYQEVAEALKKEMIDQSLSVGTRLRTERQIAEDFDVSRSVVREAIIMLEIEGLVSVRKGSGIYIERLPNQSEKNAIARSDIGPFELLQARQLLESNIAAFAATMVTKNDIQRMQEALDMEIQAIDSGKADYDGDEWFHRLIAESTQNGVLIDMVNDMWRLRKGNQIWDGLHARIFDESYRQQWLDDHQQILTALNRKDPGKARDAMWNHLENVRNTLLILSDVEDPKFDGDLFKTPKVVKLNK; encoded by the coding sequence ATGATCACGGATACAGGTAAGAGGCGCTATCAGGAAGTTGCCGAAGCGCTGAAAAAGGAAATGATTGATCAGTCTCTCTCCGTGGGGACGCGCTTGCGGACGGAAAGACAGATCGCTGAAGATTTTGATGTGTCGCGTTCTGTTGTCCGTGAGGCGATCATCATGCTGGAAATCGAGGGCCTCGTCTCGGTGCGAAAAGGGTCGGGCATCTACATTGAGCGCCTGCCCAATCAATCCGAAAAGAACGCCATTGCACGCTCGGATATCGGACCGTTCGAGTTGTTGCAGGCACGCCAGTTGCTGGAAAGCAATATCGCCGCTTTTGCCGCGACCATGGTGACCAAGAACGACATTCAGCGCATGCAGGAAGCGCTGGACATGGAAATTCAGGCCATCGATTCTGGCAAGGCTGATTATGACGGCGATGAATGGTTTCATCGTCTGATTGCTGAATCCACCCAGAATGGCGTCTTGATTGATATGGTCAACGATATGTGGCGCCTCAGAAAAGGTAACCAGATCTGGGATGGCCTGCATGCCCGCATTTTTGACGAGAGCTATCGCCAGCAATGGCTGGATGACCACCAGCAAATTTTGACGGCTCTCAACCGCAAGGATCCGGGTAAGGCCCGCGACGCCATGTGGAACCATCTTGAGAATGTGCGCAATACACTCCTGATTCTCTCCGATGTTGAGGATCCAAAGTTCGACGGAGATCTGTTCAAGACGCCCAAGGTCGTCAAGCTGAACAAATAA
- a CDS encoding peptide ABC transporter substrate-binding protein, producing MMKNSIAALLLAGVCALPLVATSASAEVVYNRGNSADPETLDQHKTQTVYESHILRDLYEGLLAYSADGKCVAGVAKSWDVSEDGLVYTFHFRDDAKWSNGDPVVAGDFVYSLRRIEDPATAAQYSTIMYPIVNAEKVNKGELPKEELGVKAIDDATLEITLNAPTPYFLGQLCHQSALPVHPASVEKYGEDFSKPGNMVSNGAFTLAEFVPNSHVKAVKNPMFHDAADVKIDAVMYYPTEDRGAALRRFQAGELDSNNDAPVEQVDFMRENLGDQFRVAPYLGTYYYAVNTTEDKLADPKIRRALSMAIDREFIADDIWGGTMLPGYSLVPPGIGNYGEPAYADFKDMDQFDREDAAKAILEEAGYSEDKPLEVEIRYNTSENHKNTAVAIADMWKQIGVKTTLLNTDTKTHYANLREHAPFDFARAGWIGDYSDPQNFLMLVESDSGFNYAQWKNADYDALMDKAAMTVDLDKRAEILFNAEKIFMENQPYLPLLYYSSLSLVSDKLHGWEDNLLNVHPSRWMSKD from the coding sequence ATGATGAAAAATTCTATTGCAGCCCTCCTGCTGGCTGGAGTGTGCGCACTTCCGCTGGTTGCGACGTCTGCTTCTGCAGAGGTTGTCTATAACCGTGGTAACTCTGCTGATCCGGAAACCCTTGATCAGCACAAAACCCAGACTGTGTATGAATCGCACATTCTGCGCGATCTTTATGAAGGCCTTCTGGCCTATAGCGCAGACGGCAAATGCGTTGCCGGTGTGGCCAAATCCTGGGATGTCTCCGAAGACGGTCTGGTTTATACCTTCCATTTCCGCGATGATGCAAAATGGTCCAACGGTGATCCAGTGGTTGCTGGCGATTTCGTCTATTCCCTGCGCCGTATTGAAGATCCAGCAACGGCTGCTCAATATTCCACCATCATGTATCCGATTGTGAACGCCGAGAAAGTCAACAAGGGCGAACTGCCCAAGGAAGAACTTGGCGTAAAAGCGATCGACGATGCCACTCTGGAAATCACACTGAATGCGCCGACACCGTATTTCCTGGGTCAGCTCTGCCATCAGTCCGCATTGCCAGTGCATCCGGCAAGCGTTGAAAAATATGGCGAGGATTTCTCCAAGCCAGGCAACATGGTTTCCAACGGTGCCTTCACTCTGGCTGAGTTCGTTCCGAACAGCCATGTGAAAGCTGTCAAGAATCCGATGTTCCATGACGCTGCAGACGTGAAAATCGACGCTGTCATGTATTACCCAACCGAAGATCGTGGGGCTGCTCTGCGCCGCTTCCAGGCTGGCGAACTGGATTCCAACAACGATGCTCCGGTCGAACAGGTCGACTTCATGCGGGAAAATCTGGGTGACCAGTTCCGCGTAGCGCCTTATCTGGGCACCTACTATTACGCAGTGAACACCACTGAAGATAAGCTGGCCGACCCGAAAATCCGTCGCGCCCTGTCCATGGCGATTGATCGTGAATTCATCGCCGACGACATCTGGGGTGGCACCATGCTGCCGGGCTATTCGCTCGTTCCTCCCGGAATTGGCAACTATGGCGAACCTGCCTATGCCGACTTCAAGGATATGGACCAGTTCGACCGTGAAGACGCTGCAAAAGCCATTCTGGAAGAAGCCGGTTACAGCGAAGACAAGCCGCTCGAAGTGGAAATCCGTTACAATACGTCGGAAAACCACAAGAATACGGCTGTTGCCATTGCTGACATGTGGAAACAGATCGGTGTGAAAACCACGCTGCTCAACACCGATACCAAGACCCACTATGCGAACTTGCGTGAACATGCGCCGTTCGACTTCGCACGCGCTGGCTGGATCGGTGACTATTCCGACCCGCAGAACTTCCTGATGCTTGTTGAATCCGATTCCGGCTTCAACTATGCCCAGTGGAAGAATGCGGACTATGATGCACTGATGGACAAAGCTGCCATGACTGTGGATCTGGATAAACGCGCTGAAATTCTCTTCAACGCTGAAAAGATCTTCATGGAAAATCAGCCTTATTTGCCGCTGCTTTACTACAGCTCCCTCAGCCTTGTCTCCGACAAGCTGCATGGCTGGGAAGATAACCTCCTGAACGTCCATCCTTCACGTTGGATGTCCAAGGACTAA
- the uxuA gene encoding mannonate dehydratase yields MKQTWRWYGPNDPVTLDDIRQAGATGIVTALHEVPNGTVWSREAIAERKKIIEDKGLVWSVVESIPLHEDIKLQRGDYKTLIANWGESLRNLALEGVNNICYNFMPVLDWTRTDLAWELPTGARCLRFDADRFAAFDLYILERAEAQDEYTDEEKASAKACFDAMTEDDKNLLVRNMIAGLPGSEESYTIEQFRAQLNLYKQIDADKLREHLAEFLNTVLPIADEVGAVMAIHPDDPPRPLFGLPRIVSTVEDMRALRAINQSPANGFTLCTGSYGVRGDNDLTAMIDEFADFIHFFHLRSTQRDGKSFYEANHLEGDGNLVEVIKHFKSVEDKVGKSIPFRPDHGHQILDDLTRRSNPGYPAIGRLRGLAELRGAMAALGGNLD; encoded by the coding sequence ATGAAACAGACCTGGCGCTGGTACGGGCCTAATGATCCGGTCACCCTTGACGACATCCGTCAGGCTGGGGCCACCGGCATTGTCACCGCTCTGCATGAAGTTCCAAACGGCACCGTTTGGAGCCGCGAAGCGATTGCCGAGCGCAAAAAGATCATTGAAGACAAGGGACTTGTCTGGTCTGTTGTTGAATCCATCCCGCTGCATGAAGACATCAAGCTTCAACGCGGCGACTACAAGACCCTGATTGCAAACTGGGGTGAATCCCTGCGCAATCTGGCCTTGGAAGGGGTCAACAACATTTGCTACAACTTCATGCCTGTTCTGGACTGGACCCGGACCGATCTGGCTTGGGAATTGCCAACCGGCGCGCGCTGCCTGCGTTTTGATGCAGACCGTTTTGCAGCCTTTGACCTGTATATTCTCGAACGTGCAGAAGCACAGGATGAATATACAGACGAGGAAAAAGCCTCGGCAAAAGCCTGCTTTGATGCGATGACAGAAGATGACAAAAATCTTCTGGTGCGCAACATGATTGCTGGCCTGCCCGGTTCTGAAGAGAGCTACACCATCGAGCAGTTCCGTGCCCAGCTCAATCTCTACAAGCAGATTGATGCGGACAAACTGCGCGAGCATCTGGCCGAGTTCCTGAACACGGTTCTGCCGATTGCCGATGAAGTGGGTGCGGTCATGGCCATCCATCCGGATGATCCACCCCGTCCGCTGTTTGGTCTGCCACGTATCGTTTCCACCGTAGAAGACATGCGTGCCCTCAGGGCCATCAACCAGAGCCCGGCCAATGGCTTTACCCTGTGCACTGGTTCCTACGGTGTGCGTGGAGACAATGACCTCACGGCAATGATCGACGAATTCGCCGACTTCATTCACTTCTTCCATCTGCGTTCCACTCAACGCGACGGCAAGAGCTTCTATGAAGCCAACCATCTGGAAGGCGACGGCAATCTGGTTGAAGTCATCAAGCACTTCAAGAGCGTGGAAGACAAGGTGGGCAAATCGATTCCGTTCCGCCCTGACCACGGTCATCAGATTCTCGATGATCTGACCCGCCGCTCCAACCCCGGCTATCCGGCAATTGGACGTTTGAGAGGCCTTGCCGAATTGCGCGGCGCCATGGCCGCTCTTGGTGGCAATCTAGACTAA